From a region of the Hymenobacter jejuensis genome:
- a CDS encoding carotenoid biosynthesis protein, protein MPFTDPTQQPPAATAVALEARQRRLRMAQGVLLLFHVTGFLGLGFSKDPSFYLQFVPLNLLLTAVLLLAFQPDRSATFAWFCFTVMAVGFFVEVAGIRTGIIFGHYQYGDVLGLKWLNVPLLIGLNWLMLTYMTGVLARYLPGPGFVRAVVATLLMVGMDVCIEPVAVRYGFWTWDFNVIPLQNFKAWFCVALILQVYFNRNNFVKRNALVPFVYLLQLLFFFGLGLVG, encoded by the coding sequence GTGCCCTTTACGGACCCAACTCAACAGCCGCCTGCCGCTACTGCCGTAGCTCTCGAAGCGCGTCAGCGCCGCCTGCGCATGGCGCAGGGGGTACTTCTTCTTTTTCACGTAACGGGCTTTCTGGGCCTGGGCTTTTCCAAAGATCCGAGCTTCTACCTGCAATTCGTGCCGCTCAACCTGCTGCTGACGGCGGTGTTGCTGCTGGCTTTTCAGCCCGACCGGAGCGCCACGTTTGCCTGGTTTTGCTTCACCGTAATGGCGGTGGGCTTTTTTGTGGAAGTGGCCGGCATCCGCACCGGAATCATTTTTGGCCATTACCAATACGGCGACGTGCTGGGTTTGAAATGGCTGAACGTGCCGCTGCTCATTGGGCTTAACTGGCTGATGCTAACCTACATGACGGGCGTGTTGGCGCGTTACCTGCCGGGGCCCGGCTTCGTGCGGGCTGTGGTAGCTACTCTGCTTATGGTGGGTATGGACGTGTGCATCGAGCCAGTGGCCGTGCGCTACGGCTTCTGGACCTGGGATTTCAACGTGATCCCGCTTCAGAATTTCAAGGCGTGGTTTTGCGTAGCGCTTATCTTGCAGGTGTATTTCAACCGCAACAATTTCGTCAAGCGCAACGCGCTGGTGCCCTTCGTCTACTTGTTGCAGCTCCTGTTCTTTTTCGGGTTGGGATTGGTAGGCTAA
- a CDS encoding TetR/AcrR family transcriptional regulator: MQPNLKSTLLDEVQQLFHRHGVRALSEDQIITSLSISPATFYEMFQDKNDLVDQAARHDLERQKREHAAMFAKAGSPVERILLLLQHGIKELRNIPGTLYSEIQQDHPQTWAMMLDHLATYSYPQIHNLLNDGILQKQFRSDINIELVTKIILEQVNLLLNADIFPPSRYNLSEVFRSIYLYYIRGICTDEGFKLVAAHFSKA; this comes from the coding sequence ATGCAACCAAATTTAAAGTCAACGCTACTGGACGAGGTTCAGCAGCTATTTCATCGGCATGGTGTGCGTGCGCTCTCCGAAGACCAGATCATCACTTCATTGAGCATCTCGCCGGCCACGTTCTACGAGATGTTTCAGGACAAAAACGACCTCGTAGACCAAGCGGCCCGGCACGATCTGGAGCGGCAGAAGCGGGAGCATGCGGCCATGTTTGCCAAGGCGGGCAGTCCCGTCGAGCGCATTTTGCTACTGCTGCAACACGGCATCAAAGAGCTACGGAACATTCCCGGCACCTTGTATTCCGAAATCCAGCAAGATCACCCCCAGACGTGGGCGATGATGCTGGACCATTTGGCCACGTATTCGTATCCGCAGATTCATAACCTGTTGAATGACGGGATCTTGCAGAAGCAATTTCGCAGCGACATCAACATCGAGCTGGTCACCAAAATCATTCTGGAGCAAGTAAATCTGCTGCTCAACGCCGATATATTTCCGCCCTCGCGCTACAATTTATCGGAGGTATTTCGCAGCATCTACCTCTATTACATTCGCGGCATCTGCACCGATGAAGGCTTTAAGCTCGTGGCTGCGCACTTCTCCAAGGCGTAA
- a CDS encoding DUF6952 family protein has protein sequence MKMPAIKRLVETQPLPVLVAAEEALLEEREPSFEVEGEDEGEKLTHVFAAIFILNHMQDNGSEFKDAMREFTKKVRVSLN, from the coding sequence ATGAAAATGCCCGCCATCAAGCGCCTCGTCGAGACGCAACCGCTGCCCGTGCTGGTAGCCGCCGAAGAAGCGCTGCTCGAGGAGCGCGAACCCTCTTTTGAAGTAGAAGGCGAAGACGAAGGCGAAAAGCTCACGCACGTGTTTGCCGCCATCTTCATCCTGAACCACATGCAGGACAATGGCTCCGAGTTTAAGGATGCCATGCGCGAGTTCACCAAAAAGGTGCGCGTTTCGCTCAACTAA
- a CDS encoding thioredoxin family protein has protein sequence MPVTKATDADFRQLLADNEKVVVKYYADWCGNCRLFSPKFKRLSETEQFQNIAFLDVNAETSPEARKLASVTTLPFFAIFKQGELVETVSASKEEAVVSLISNLN, from the coding sequence ATGCCTGTTACAAAAGCAACCGACGCAGACTTCCGCCAGCTTCTCGCCGACAACGAGAAAGTAGTTGTGAAATACTACGCCGATTGGTGCGGCAACTGCCGCCTATTCTCGCCCAAATTCAAGCGTCTCTCCGAAACCGAGCAGTTTCAGAACATCGCCTTCCTCGACGTGAACGCCGAAACGAGCCCCGAGGCCCGCAAGCTGGCCAGCGTCACGACGCTGCCCTTCTTTGCCATCTTCAAACAAGGCGAGCTGGTAGAAACCGTTTCGGCCAGCAAGGAAGAGGCCGTTGTAAGCCTTATTTCTAACCTCAACTAA
- a CDS encoding arylesterase, whose protein sequence is MQNIIFFGDSLTAGYGLPASAAFPTLLQQRIDSLELPYKAINYGVSGETTAGGRQRIASVLQRQPVDVFVLELGANDGLRGIPVRETIQNLQAILDQVQLKYPAAQIVLVGLEFPFDLSAFGSHQYGRYAAEFKALFRTLAEKNQVAFVPFLLQSVLGRRDLNLPDGVHPNAEGYKIVANNVWAVLEPLLQASSSFSG, encoded by the coding sequence ATGCAGAATATTATCTTTTTTGGCGACAGCCTTACGGCCGGATATGGCTTGCCTGCCAGCGCGGCTTTCCCAACGTTGCTCCAGCAGCGCATCGACTCCCTAGAGCTTCCGTACAAAGCCATCAACTACGGCGTGAGTGGAGAAACCACAGCCGGCGGCCGGCAGCGCATTGCCAGTGTGTTGCAGCGCCAGCCCGTCGATGTGTTTGTACTGGAGCTGGGTGCCAACGACGGCTTGCGGGGCATCCCAGTCCGCGAAACCATCCAAAATCTGCAGGCCATCCTCGATCAGGTGCAGCTAAAATATCCGGCCGCGCAGATTGTGCTGGTTGGGTTGGAGTTCCCGTTCGACCTCAGCGCTTTCGGCAGCCATCAATATGGCCGGTATGCTGCCGAATTCAAGGCGCTTTTTCGCACGCTCGCCGAAAAGAATCAAGTGGCGTTTGTGCCTTTTCTGCTGCAAAGCGTACTCGGCCGCCGCGACCTAAACCTTCCCGACGGCGTGCATCCCAACGCCGAAGGCTATAAGATCGTGGCCAACAACGTGTGGGCGGTGCTGGAGCCTCTCTTACAAGCCAGTAGCTCGTTTTCTGGGTAG